A window of the Cucurbita pepo subsp. pepo cultivar mu-cu-16 chromosome LG01, ASM280686v2, whole genome shotgun sequence genome harbors these coding sequences:
- the LOC111806780 gene encoding pre-mRNA-splicing factor CWC25-like — protein MSRREARESDSKRYRSRFDREPSPKRSRRDRKPLEEKLSRNSSSHVEDNKDRDQKHELRHEGQDVTPHESSLALDSHPEGGVSKGANRNSDEREGGTKRSLNPTEVPRSRSYFQHDKRGSAGQVGRSFGRSSSSGRGWWKDSKEQDKNSDRASGKTATYNSQRRDEIPQTVKEDNHTRTRDGSSKLEVDSSAPARKRPAFREKKITPDNENFEKAGMASESKKLSDPHQPQDGRERREERGRDTRYSDKLSKHVTGDMASKRDEMKRGGYSVRERYGNGGGGGNYRGRDRFGGRQGYPASGGTRVEKWKHDLFHEANRSPTPKNEEDQIAKVEALLAS, from the exons ATGTCACGCCGTGAAGCTCGGGAATCCGACTCCAAGCGCTACCGTTCCAGATTCGATAGAGAACCCAG TCCAAAGAGGTCAAGGAGGGACAGGAAGCCATTAGAGGAGAAGTTATCTAGAAACTCTAGTTCTCATGTTGAAGATAATAAAGATCGGGATCAGAAACATGAGCTGCGACATGAGGGACAAGATGTGACACCCCATGAGTCTTCATTAGCACTTGATTCTCATCCAGAAGGTGGGGTTAGCAAAGGAGCAAACAGGAACAGTgatgagagagagggagggactAAACGTTCATTGAATCCCACTGAAGTACCACGATCACGATCTTATTTTCAG CACGACAAACGTGGTAGTGCCGGGCAAGTTGGTCGAAGCTTTGGTCGGAGTTCATCTAGTG ggCGGGGTTGGTGGAAGGATTCAAAGGAACAGGATAAGAATAGTGACAGGGCATCTGGAAAGACAGCAACTTACAATTCACAGCGAAGAGATGAGATACCACAAACCGTGAAAGAGGATAATCACACAAGGACTCGTGACGGGTCCTCAAAACTGGAGGTTGATTCATCAGCTCCTGCTCGGAAAAGGCCTGCATTTAGGGAGAAGAAGATTACACCCgacaatgaaaattttgagaaagcAGGTATGGCATCAGAGAGTAAGAAACTGAGTGATCCACACCAGCCTCAGGATGGAAGAGAgcggagagaagaaagaggcCGTGACACCCGTTACTCCGATAAACTTAGTAAGCACGTTACTGGAGATATGGCTTCCAAAAGGGATGAGATGAAGAGAGGAGGGTACTCGGTGAGAGAAAGGTATGGCaatggaggtggtggtgggaATTACAGGGGAAGAGACAGATTTGGTGGGAGGCAAGGATATCCAGCCAGTGGTGGTACCCGTGTAGAGAAATGGAAGCACGATCTGTTTCACGAGGCTAACCGGAGTCCAACCCCGAAGAACGAAGAGGACCAAATCGCCAAGGTTGAAGCTCTTCTTGCTTCATAG